A single window of Caldicellulosiruptor bescii DSM 6725 DNA harbors:
- a CDS encoding AAA family ATPase: MEILKITISGFKNIENTTIEFNHPITAIVGPNGYGKSNLLQALEFGNYFIKSDEIEKSFFMKRPSFIPINKNMINSEFHYEIEFKTTFVEKEVVVNYGYKFMWPSKDIKPLITAEWLKIKPNEKGKRYSEYIRRTSDKAFIKPSPKDRCDKEIKIENNNLVINKLKSDDELFYHKIVNDINKLNIEMITKVLPEFSFHLIPSKGNVPKLTIEETVLFDILPTVYDLKKNYPEKFEYLMNAFKEIFPSIEELDVAEVKPQNIFKGLLKDEEFVDKIYIMRVKEKNLTKSLDILSLSRGTLRILAFLTSLILADIKGYLLIGFEELEDSIHPKLLQKLLMVLSNMSDNCKIIITSHSPYLIQFLDIDNIYLAVPNDKGIATFKKLPLSKRNKIYNNLREMGISLGDYIFEMYINPEEEFLQMLGVRDND, from the coding sequence TTGGAAATATTAAAGATAACAATATCTGGATTCAAAAATATTGAAAATACGACTATTGAATTTAATCATCCAATAACAGCCATTGTCGGCCCAAATGGTTATGGGAAATCAAATCTTTTGCAAGCACTTGAGTTTGGTAATTATTTTATTAAAAGTGATGAAATAGAAAAGTCGTTTTTTATGAAGCGTCCATCTTTTATACCTATTAACAAAAATATGATAAATTCTGAATTTCATTATGAAATTGAATTTAAAACAACGTTTGTGGAAAAGGAAGTGGTAGTAAATTATGGTTATAAATTTATGTGGCCATCTAAAGATATCAAGCCTTTAATCACAGCAGAGTGGCTTAAAATAAAACCAAATGAAAAAGGTAAAAGGTATTCTGAATATATTCGTCGAACTTCAGATAAAGCTTTTATTAAACCATCACCTAAGGATAGGTGTGATAAAGAAATTAAGATTGAAAACAATAACTTAGTAATTAACAAGTTGAAAAGTGATGATGAGCTTTTTTATCATAAGATAGTGAATGATATAAACAAATTAAATATTGAAATGATAACTAAAGTTTTGCCTGAATTCTCTTTTCATCTAATTCCATCAAAAGGTAATGTGCCAAAACTTACAATAGAAGAAACCGTACTCTTTGATATTTTACCTACAGTATATGATTTAAAAAAGAACTACCCAGAAAAATTTGAATATCTTATGAATGCATTTAAAGAAATATTTCCCTCAATTGAAGAGTTAGATGTTGCTGAAGTAAAACCGCAAAATATTTTTAAAGGACTGCTAAAAGATGAAGAATTTGTAGATAAGATTTATATTATGCGCGTAAAAGAAAAAAACCTAACAAAATCCTTAGATATTTTATCTCTTTCACGTGGAACCTTGCGAATTTTGGCCTTTTTAACATCACTAATATTGGCTGATATAAAAGGTTATCTATTGATTGGATTCGAAGAGTTAGAGGATTCTATTCATCCCAAATTACTACAAAAATTGCTAATGGTCTTGTCAAATATGAGTGATAATTGTAAAATAATAATAACTAGTCATTCGCCATATTTGATACAATTTTTAGATATTGATAACATTTATTTGGCAGTTCCTAATGATAAGGGAATTGCCACATTCAAAAAATTACCTTTGAGTAAACGCAATAAAATTTATAATAATCTTAGAGAAATGGGAATATCTTTAGGTGATTATATCTTTGAGATGTATATAAATCCAGAAGAAGAATTTTTGCAAATGCTAGGAGTAAGAGATAATGATTAA
- a CDS encoding 3'-5' exonuclease, which translates to MKKAYLLQKLNLSLFDDAKPYELIILPRRFVINKLKERLVKKNGVLFDIDIFTFDDLITPGKNEVLKTRRVITRDQEVLIIFHLLKSIFKGKTSFENVLTYEFTSQVIYLLNLMFLESKDYSREIFEVAENYSFIKELFEKYKEYLDQNNLVNFSYLQDLAIKFLEEHKLELKNYNAAKIAFFPDFRCDQKRILRLVAEKITDIEVFMPFFDDIEICIETAKFLESLGFDLVFGMKEQGSKWDFNSKSSQLKVFSYPNIILEINALVKEIKKDVAEKRVNFDKIAIILPSMERYRDALVQTFSEEMLPVNLSYQKSLIEFGFIRFVLELLEFLGGEFDKKNFERIISHRFLNTENADFEILFSKIKDISILEFEQIELVLEELEFFANLYAFEDVIENLTKVQRVFNRLKRIKNEYDRLPKPFSNWLENTRKVFERLGITKHAEFVNDIEFVKAFYHLNEIFKKGQEDFKEFDSDFTFEEFLDIFKTILSQKMVDVSINILSGINVLSIQDVLGADYQKVYLIGLSDDILPRSNSEGFLRNMRLKEELMLDEIKDFDYIFQKDLVHFRSVLNSYDVYMSYPRYYQTETNKSPFLELEGIEEVSVLKSYMPSDDKLTYREYKFIKNVNAKDTEKTCKTSQVPEIFHIKDRELIELESCPLKFAFKKFDIDEIEKEEKHFLSNLQLLFSCIQKMLLGKLPEEVLGFLISNIRYTHNEPVKKLAALDIIQISLEIVERMIEYGVEEFIPQNMKERVLVIKKMVEGIELQLFPNFVVKVDDEEIFGFVKARRESKNEGIDKIWLATYIFELDKIAVIYLFEEPRFDIYEITHAPLDKLNEQILNDIKEKIQKLSNIETYQKEQSFKNCVSCEYSHVCILF; encoded by the coding sequence ATGAAAAAAGCATACCTTTTGCAAAAACTTAATTTAAGCCTTTTTGATGATGCAAAGCCTTATGAACTTATAATTCTTCCTCGACGCTTTGTTATAAATAAACTCAAAGAAAGGCTTGTTAAGAAAAACGGAGTTCTTTTTGATATTGATATATTTACATTTGATGATTTAATAACCCCTGGCAAAAATGAGGTGCTAAAGACACGGAGAGTAATCACAAGGGATCAAGAAGTTTTAATTATATTTCATCTTCTCAAAAGTATTTTCAAAGGGAAGACAAGCTTTGAAAATGTTTTGACATATGAGTTTACAAGCCAGGTCATATACCTTTTGAATTTGATGTTTTTAGAGTCAAAAGACTATTCTCGGGAAATTTTTGAAGTAGCTGAAAATTATAGTTTTATAAAAGAACTTTTTGAAAAGTACAAGGAATACCTTGACCAAAACAACCTTGTGAACTTTTCCTATCTTCAGGATTTAGCTATAAAATTTCTTGAAGAACACAAACTTGAACTTAAAAACTATAATGCTGCTAAGATAGCATTTTTTCCAGATTTTAGATGCGACCAAAAAAGGATACTAAGGCTTGTTGCGGAGAAAATAACTGATATAGAAGTTTTCATGCCATTTTTTGATGATATTGAGATCTGCATAGAAACTGCCAAGTTTTTAGAATCGCTTGGGTTTGACCTGGTATTTGGAATGAAGGAGCAAGGTTCAAAATGGGATTTTAACTCAAAATCTTCTCAGCTTAAAGTGTTTTCCTATCCAAATATAATCCTTGAAATAAACGCTCTTGTGAAAGAGATTAAAAAAGATGTGGCTGAGAAGAGAGTAAATTTTGACAAGATAGCAATTATACTGCCAAGTATGGAAAGGTATAGAGATGCTCTTGTACAAACATTTTCTGAGGAGATGCTGCCTGTAAATCTGAGTTATCAGAAAAGCCTTATAGAATTTGGATTTATCAGGTTTGTTTTAGAGCTTTTAGAGTTTTTAGGTGGAGAGTTTGATAAAAAGAATTTTGAAAGGATAATATCGCATAGATTTTTGAACACAGAAAATGCAGACTTTGAGATTTTGTTTTCAAAGATAAAAGATATTAGTATTCTAGAGTTTGAGCAGATAGAATTAGTGCTTGAAGAGCTGGAGTTTTTTGCAAATTTATATGCATTTGAAGATGTGATTGAAAACCTCACAAAGGTTCAGCGGGTTTTCAATAGACTAAAGAGAATAAAAAATGAATATGATAGATTGCCAAAACCATTTAGCAACTGGCTTGAAAATACTAGAAAAGTTTTTGAGAGATTAGGAATAACAAAACATGCCGAATTTGTAAATGACATTGAATTTGTAAAGGCTTTTTATCATTTGAATGAGATATTCAAAAAAGGCCAGGAAGATTTTAAAGAATTTGACTCTGATTTTACTTTTGAAGAGTTTTTGGATATTTTTAAAACAATTCTTTCTCAGAAGATGGTTGACGTTTCGATTAATATTTTAAGCGGCATTAATGTTCTCAGCATTCAGGATGTTCTGGGCGCTGATTATCAAAAAGTTTATCTGATTGGGCTTTCAGATGATATTTTGCCACGCTCAAATTCTGAAGGATTTTTACGAAACATGAGATTAAAAGAAGAGCTTATGCTTGATGAGATAAAGGATTTTGACTACATATTCCAAAAAGACCTTGTGCACTTTAGAAGCGTTTTAAACTCCTATGATGTGTATATGTCATATCCTCGTTACTACCAAACAGAGACAAACAAGAGCCCATTTTTGGAGTTAGAAGGTATTGAAGAAGTATCTGTTTTGAAAAGCTACATGCCAAGTGACGATAAGCTGACATACAGGGAGTATAAGTTTATAAAAAATGTAAATGCAAAGGATACTGAGAAAACTTGCAAAACTTCACAGGTTCCCGAGATTTTCCATATAAAAGATAGGGAACTTATCGAACTTGAAAGTTGTCCGTTAAAGTTTGCATTTAAAAAGTTTGACATTGATGAAATAGAAAAAGAAGAGAAACACTTTTTGTCAAATCTGCAGCTTTTGTTTTCATGTATCCAAAAGATGCTTTTAGGCAAATTGCCCGAAGAAGTTCTTGGTTTTTTGATTTCAAACATTCGATATACCCACAATGAACCTGTGAAAAAACTTGCAGCTTTGGACATCATCCAGATATCCTTAGAGATTGTAGAGAGAATGATTGAATATGGTGTCGAAGAATTTATCCCTCAAAATATGAAAGAAAGAGTGCTTGTAATAAAAAAGATGGTTGAAGGTATTGAACTTCAGCTATTTCCAAATTTTGTCGTCAAAGTGGATGATGAGGAAATATTTGGTTTTGTAAAGGCAAGGCGTGAGTCTAAAAATGAAGGTATTGATAAAATTTGGCTTGCAACTTACATCTTTGAGCTTGATAAGATTGCGGTTATTTATCTTTTCGAAGAGCCACGATTTGA